One Gloeobacter morelensis MG652769 DNA window includes the following coding sequences:
- a CDS encoding ABC-F family ATP-binding cassette domain-containing protein codes for MSLISLQSVHKSLGLKVLLQGATFSLEAGDKVGLIGTNGSGKSTLLKILAGLEAVDAGQIQMGHGARVVYLPQQPELDPERTVIEQVFADSGERMDLVREYEQLVAKLAYHPDDPVLNARLASLMQRMETGGAWELETQAKIVLTKLGIADFEAKVGTLSGGYRRRIALATALLTEPDVLLLDEPTNHLDALSVEWLQSYLGRFRGALVLVTHDRYFLDKVTGRILELDRGELTAYSGNYAYYLEKKALAEEAEASSQRKHRGVLRRELEWLKRGPKARSTKQKARIERARALQDQQFRQAKGKVEIATPGRRIGSKVIELENVSKAHNGRTLIDRFSYKFTPEDRLGIIGGNGAGKSTLMDIITGRQSADAGTVEIGSTVHIGYFDQHSEALLAAMDNNQRVIDYIKAAGELVKLEGGAVITASQMLERFLFAPNQQYVPLEQLSGGEKRRLFLLRELMAAPNVLILDEPTNDLDVPTLAVLEEYLEDFSGCVIAVSHDRYFLDRVVDTIFAFEENGQIRQYPGNYSVYLEHKKAEEDTQAAMAKFAKPAPAAKPKSSEMPSPDRPRKLSSKEKRELQTLEAKIAQMEDERSQLEQSLGSAEPGNFTQANAVYERMGELTRHLDEATERWMFLAELDS; via the coding sequence ATGAGCTTGATTTCGCTGCAATCGGTACACAAGAGCCTCGGCCTGAAAGTACTCCTGCAGGGTGCCACCTTCAGCCTGGAGGCCGGAGACAAGGTGGGGCTAATCGGCACCAACGGCTCGGGCAAATCGACGCTGCTCAAGATTTTGGCCGGGCTCGAAGCGGTCGACGCAGGCCAGATTCAGATGGGCCACGGGGCGCGGGTGGTCTATTTGCCCCAGCAGCCGGAACTGGACCCCGAGCGCACGGTGATCGAGCAGGTATTCGCCGACAGCGGCGAGCGGATGGACCTGGTGCGCGAGTACGAGCAGTTGGTGGCCAAACTCGCTTACCACCCGGACGACCCGGTACTGAACGCCCGCCTGGCCAGCCTCATGCAGCGGATGGAGACCGGCGGAGCCTGGGAATTGGAGACCCAGGCCAAGATTGTCCTCACCAAACTCGGCATCGCCGATTTTGAGGCCAAAGTCGGCACCCTCTCCGGGGGCTACCGTCGGCGTATAGCCCTCGCCACCGCCCTACTCACCGAACCGGACGTGCTGTTGCTGGACGAACCTACCAACCACCTCGACGCGCTCTCGGTGGAATGGCTGCAAAGCTACCTGGGCCGCTTTCGCGGCGCCCTGGTGCTGGTCACCCACGACCGCTACTTTCTCGACAAGGTCACCGGCCGCATTCTGGAATTGGATCGGGGTGAATTGACCGCCTACAGCGGCAACTACGCCTACTATCTGGAGAAAAAGGCGCTCGCCGAGGAGGCCGAAGCGAGCAGCCAGCGCAAACACCGCGGGGTGTTGCGCCGCGAGCTCGAATGGCTCAAGCGCGGACCCAAGGCCCGCTCCACCAAGCAAAAAGCCCGCATCGAGCGCGCGCGCGCCCTGCAAGATCAGCAATTTCGCCAGGCCAAGGGCAAAGTCGAAATCGCCACCCCCGGCCGCCGCATCGGCAGCAAAGTGATCGAACTGGAAAACGTCAGCAAAGCCCACAACGGCCGGACGCTCATCGACCGCTTCAGCTACAAATTCACCCCGGAAGATCGCCTCGGCATCATCGGCGGCAACGGTGCCGGCAAATCGACCCTGATGGACATCATCACCGGCCGCCAGAGCGCGGACGCGGGCACCGTCGAAATCGGTTCCACCGTCCACATCGGCTACTTCGACCAGCACTCGGAAGCGTTGCTCGCCGCCATGGACAACAACCAGCGGGTGATCGACTACATCAAGGCGGCGGGCGAACTGGTCAAGCTGGAGGGCGGCGCGGTGATCACCGCCTCGCAGATGCTGGAGCGCTTTCTTTTTGCACCCAACCAGCAGTACGTGCCGCTGGAGCAGCTCTCAGGCGGTGAGAAGCGCCGGTTGTTTCTGCTGCGCGAGTTGATGGCTGCCCCCAACGTGCTGATCCTCGACGAGCCGACCAACGATCTGGACGTGCCCACCCTGGCGGTGCTCGAAGAGTACCTCGAAGATTTCAGCGGCTGTGTAATCGCCGTCTCCCACGACCGCTACTTTTTAGATCGGGTGGTGGACACGATTTTTGCCTTCGAGGAGAACGGACAGATCCGCCAATACCCCGGCAATTACAGCGTCTACCTGGAGCACAAAAAAGCCGAAGAAGATACCCAGGCGGCAATGGCAAAATTCGCCAAACCCGCTCCAGCGGCCAAACCCAAATCGAGCGAAATGCCGTCCCCCGACCGGCCGCGCAAGCTTTCATCCAAAGAAAAGCGCGAGCTGCAGACCCTGGAAGCCAAAATCGCCCAGATGGAGGATGAGCGCAGCCAACTGGAGCAGAGCCTGGGCAGCGCCGAGCCTGGCAATTTTACCCAGGCCAACGCCGTCTACGAGCGCATGGGTGAATTGACCCGCCACCTTGACGAAGCGACCGAGCGGTGGATGTTCCTCGCCGAACTCGATTCCTGA
- a CDS encoding FG-GAP-like repeat-containing protein, with translation MAKMYKQQQWCRPVWWGLGLAAVMGVWPSAVGAQVNFLVAPRFPAGGNPVSVALGDLDGDGDLDIAIANSINSYVSILLNSGSGRFALAQSFAVGDLPVSVALGDLDGDGDLDIATANRGANTDFPGSVSVLLNDGGGFAPARSFPAGNAPYSVALGDLDGDGDLDIATANLYSNDVSVLLNFGDGFAPARSFRVGDLPVSVALGDLDGDGDLDIATTNVGSDSVSVLSNRGGGNFAPARAFATGYRSYSVALGDLDGDGDLDIATVNYGLNRYSSGAVIVLLNTGGSFAPARSFAVRDNPTAVALGDLDGDGDPDIATANNFSGTVSVLLNTGGASFTAARSFVAGDISSPVGLGDLDDDGDLDIATANSNSGTVSVLSNIDRGTFAAARSFETGDFSRSVVLGDIDGDGDLDLATANRGAYPGFSGTTVSVLLNSGGGNFLAARSFAAGSAPYSVELGDIDGDGDLDLATANFQSDDVSVLLNSGSGSFTAARSFRTGDSPRSVALGDLDGDGDLDIATANLYSNDVSVLLNFGGGGFAPARSFRTGDSPRSVALGDLDGDGDLDIATANSIVSGTVSVLLNDGGGGFAPARSFATGESSQSVALGDLDFDGDLDIVTAGVGDVSVLLNTGGASFTAARSFVAGNAPYSVALGDIDGDGDLDIATANNFSADASVLLNDGGGGFARARSFPAGLTPNTVRLGDLDGDSDLDIAIANGASGNVAVLRNITPNSAARPLSPTAAAVGAASK, from the coding sequence ATGGCAAAGATGTACAAGCAACAACAGTGGTGCCGTCCGGTGTGGTGGGGTTTGGGTCTGGCGGCGGTGATGGGGGTGTGGCCGTCGGCTGTGGGGGCGCAGGTGAACTTCCTGGTCGCCCCGCGTTTCCCGGCCGGGGGCAATCCCGTCTCGGTGGCACTGGGTGACTTGGACGGCGACGGCGACCTCGACATTGCCATCGCCAATAGCATCAACAGCTATGTGTCTATACTGCTGAACAGCGGCAGCGGCAGGTTCGCCCTTGCCCAATCCTTTGCGGTCGGGGACCTGCCTGTGTCGGTGGCACTGGGGGACTTGGACGGCGACGGCGACTTGGACATTGCCACCGCCAACCGCGGCGCGAATACCGACTTTCCCGGCAGCGTGTCGGTGTTGTTGAACGACGGCGGCGGCTTCGCCCCCGCCCGCTCCTTCCCGGCCGGGAACGCTCCCTACTCGGTGGCGCTGGGGGACTTGGACGGCGACGGCGACCTGGACATTGCCACCGCCAATCTCTACTCCAACGACGTGTCAGTATTGTTGAACTTTGGCGACGGCTTCGCCCCCGCTCGCTCCTTCAGGGTTGGGGACCTGCCTGTGTCGGTGGCACTGGGGGACTTGGACGGCGACGGCGACTTGGACATTGCCACTACCAATGTCGGCTCCGACAGTGTGTCTGTGTTGTCAAACAGGGGCGGCGGCAATTTCGCCCCCGCCCGGGCTTTCGCGACCGGGTACCGTTCCTACTCGGTGGCGCTGGGGGACCTGGACGGCGACGGCGACTTGGACATTGCCACCGTCAATTACGGCTTGAATCGCTACTCCTCCGGCGCTGTGATAGTGCTGCTGAATACTGGTGGCAGCTTTGCTCCCGCCCGATCCTTCGCTGTTCGGGATAATCCCACTGCTGTGGCGTTGGGGGATCTCGATGGTGATGGCGACCCTGACATCGCCACCGCCAACAACTTCTCCGGCACTGTGTCGGTGCTGCTAAATACCGGCGGCGCTAGCTTCACCGCTGCCCGCTCCTTCGTGGCCGGGGACATTTCCTCCCCGGTGGGGTTGGGGGATCTCGATGATGACGGCGACCTTGACATCGCCACTGCCAACTCCAACTCCGGCACCGTCTCGGTGTTGTCAAATATTGACCGCGGCACCTTTGCCGCCGCTCGCTCCTTCGAGACCGGGGACTTTTCCCGGTCTGTCGTGTTGGGGGACATCGACGGTGACGGCGATCTTGACCTCGCCACCGCCAACCGCGGCGCGTATCCTGGTTTCTCCGGCACCACCGTGTCTGTTTTGTTGAATAGCGGCGGTGGCAATTTCCTCGCCGCCCGTTCCTTCGCAGCTGGGAGCGCTCCCTACTCGGTCGAGTTAGGGGACATAGACGGCGACGGCGACCTCGACCTCGCTACCGCCAACTTTCAATCCGACGACGTGTCAGTATTGCTGAATAGCGGCAGCGGCAGCTTCACCGCTGCCCGCTCCTTCAGGACCGGGGACAGTCCCCGGTCCGTGGCGCTGGGGGACTTGGACGGCGACGGCGACCTGGACATTGCCACCGCCAATCTCTACTCCAACGACGTGTCAGTATTGTTGAATTTTGGCGGCGGCGGCTTCGCCCCCGCCCGCTCCTTCAGGACAGGGGACAGTCCCCGGTCCGTGGCGCTGGGGGACTTGGACGGCGACGGCGACTTGGACATTGCCACCGCCAACAGTATCGTCTCCGGTACCGTGTCTGTGTTGTTGAACGACGGCGGCGGCGGCTTCGCCCCTGCCCGCTCCTTCGCCACCGGGGAGAGTTCCCAGTCCGTGGCGTTGGGGGATTTAGACTTCGACGGCGACCTCGACATCGTCACTGCCGGCGTCGGAGATGTGTCGGTGCTGCTGAATACCGGCGGCGCTAGCTTCACCGCTGCCCGCTCCTTCGTGGCCGGGAACGCTCCCTACTCGGTGGCGTTGGGGGACATAGACGGCGATGGCGACCTCGACATAGCCACCGCCAACAACTTCTCCGCCGACGCGTCCGTGTTGTTGAACGACGGCGGCGGCGGCTTCGCCCGCGCCCGCTCCTTCCCGGCCGGACTCACTCCCAACACTGTGAGATTAGGGGATCTTGATGGCGACAGTGACCTCGACATTGCCATCGCCAACGGCGCTTCCGGTAACGTCGCGGTGTTGCGCAACATCACGCCCAACTCGGCTGCTCGGCCATTGTCGCCCACCGCAGCGGCGGTGGGGGCAGCATCGAAGTGA
- a CDS encoding FkbM family methyltransferase, with the protein MPDSLANLTDKLNKKFHNAADRLLARLELILDGLQFKVFAARQLWKVAPYVEPPVPRSIWREYHLVYKALRRLARNWQPDFVLDIGASTGIWSDVVHHLFPASRFILIDPLAQDHLKLDRRYADLHPEFEWVDAAVSNRVDEQTLLISSNLYGSSLKYVEGKNEHSRRKVKVTTVDVLAKKKQLHGRGLMKIDVQFGEHQVLEGAKNLLSQIDAFIVELTLDPPPNTMPSFIEMLQIIDSLGFVYGDDVGGWRSETGGLLLQKDILFVRPCLRHYS; encoded by the coding sequence TTGCCCGACTCACTGGCCAACCTGACCGACAAGCTGAATAAAAAGTTTCATAACGCCGCAGACAGACTCCTCGCTCGTTTGGAGTTGATTCTGGATGGCTTACAGTTCAAAGTGTTTGCGGCGAGGCAGCTTTGGAAAGTTGCCCCCTACGTAGAGCCGCCGGTACCCAGAAGTATCTGGCGCGAGTACCATCTGGTTTATAAGGCTCTGCGTCGATTGGCCCGCAACTGGCAGCCCGATTTTGTTCTTGACATCGGTGCTTCGACAGGAATCTGGTCCGATGTGGTTCACCACTTATTTCCTGCATCCCGCTTCATCCTGATCGATCCGCTAGCCCAGGACCACCTGAAGTTGGATCGTCGTTACGCCGATCTTCATCCCGAATTCGAATGGGTCGATGCCGCCGTTTCCAACCGTGTGGACGAACAAACACTTTTGATTTCTTCGAATTTATATGGCAGTTCTCTAAAGTACGTCGAGGGCAAAAACGAACATTCCCGCAGGAAGGTAAAGGTCACGACCGTGGACGTATTGGCCAAAAAAAAGCAGTTACATGGTCGTGGCTTGATGAAAATCGATGTGCAGTTTGGGGAACATCAGGTACTGGAGGGTGCCAAGAATCTGCTCTCTCAAATAGACGCATTCATCGTTGAATTGACACTGGACCCCCCGCCCAACACGATGCCGTCATTTATTGAAATGCTTCAAATTATCGACAGCCTGGGTTTTGTCTACGGCGACGATGTCGGTGGCTGGCGCTCCGAAACCGGAGGACTTCTTTTGCAAAAGGATATTCTTTTTGTCAGGCCTTGCTTGCGGCATTACTCTTGA
- a CDS encoding protein adenylyltransferase SelO — MDTDASVHNNPLLQLNYEPAFASLGDDYYDRVAAAPFPEHRLRFRGDGVLRLLGLDPATVGDEHFIEAFGRFAGRGPFLAMRYHGYQFGEYNPYLGDGRGFLYGQVRGLDGELYDFGTKGSGTTPYSRGGDGRLTLKGGLREVLASEALHHLGVRTSRSLSLIETGEALWRGDEPSPTRSAVLVRTSRSHIRFGTFERLHYFKRKDLIQKLLDHVIAVYYPHYGAEPERYALFYRELVGRVAELAAQWMAVGFTHAVLNTDNMSITAESFDYGPYAFIDRFDPGFTAAYFDHYGRYSYGNQPLVCRLNLEALQLPLSRVVPQADLEAGLAIFDGHYAAHYTARMLAKLGFGALGPVLGPDLVKATLNYLEAAQAGYHGFFQALAAAFDCSWQSDRGAIPAPVAGAQEAFELWRESYFRALASLPNSELLRVGERLNRHNPTTVLLRPAIEALWAAIDQNDDWQPFYDLIGRLQKPCAIA; from the coding sequence TTGGATACCGATGCGAGCGTCCACAATAATCCGCTGTTGCAACTGAACTACGAGCCGGCCTTCGCCTCGCTCGGAGACGACTATTACGACCGGGTGGCCGCCGCCCCGTTTCCCGAGCACCGGCTGCGCTTTCGGGGCGATGGGGTTTTGCGCTTGTTGGGCCTCGACCCGGCCACCGTCGGCGACGAGCACTTTATCGAAGCATTTGGCCGCTTCGCCGGGCGTGGGCCGTTTCTGGCGATGCGCTACCACGGCTACCAGTTTGGCGAATACAACCCCTACCTGGGCGATGGGCGCGGATTTCTGTACGGACAGGTGCGCGGCCTGGACGGTGAGCTGTACGACTTTGGCACCAAGGGTTCGGGCACCACGCCTTATTCGCGCGGCGGCGACGGGCGGCTCACCCTCAAAGGCGGCCTGCGCGAGGTACTGGCCTCCGAGGCGCTGCACCATCTGGGGGTGCGCACCTCCCGCAGCTTGAGTCTGATCGAAACGGGCGAGGCGCTCTGGCGCGGCGACGAACCTTCGCCCACCCGCTCCGCGGTGCTGGTGCGCACGAGCCGCTCCCACATCCGCTTCGGCACCTTCGAGCGGCTTCACTACTTCAAGCGCAAGGATTTGATCCAGAAGTTGCTCGACCATGTGATCGCGGTCTACTACCCGCACTACGGGGCGGAGCCCGAGCGCTACGCCCTGTTTTACCGCGAACTGGTGGGTCGGGTGGCGGAGTTGGCCGCCCAGTGGATGGCGGTGGGCTTTACCCACGCCGTGCTCAACACCGACAACATGTCGATCACCGCCGAGAGCTTCGACTACGGCCCCTACGCGTTTATAGACAGGTTCGATCCGGGTTTTACCGCCGCCTACTTCGACCACTACGGCCGCTACAGCTACGGCAACCAGCCGCTCGTCTGCCGGCTCAATCTGGAGGCATTGCAGCTACCGCTGTCGAGGGTGGTTCCGCAGGCGGATCTGGAGGCAGGTCTGGCAATTTTTGACGGGCACTACGCCGCCCATTACACCGCCCGGATGCTCGCCAAACTGGGCTTTGGGGCGCTTGGCCCGGTGCTGGGTCCCGACCTTGTCAAGGCGACGCTGAACTACCTGGAGGCGGCTCAGGCCGGTTATCACGGATTTTTCCAGGCGCTTGCCGCCGCCTTCGACTGCAGCTGGCAAAGCGATCGAGGGGCGATCCCTGCCCCCGTAGCCGGGGCGCAGGAAGCTTTTGAGCTGTGGCGGGAGAGCTACTTTCGAGCGCTCGCGAGTCTGCCGAACTCGGAATTGCTGCGCGTGGGCGAGCGGCTCAACCGCCATAATCCGACGACGGTCCTGCTGCGCCCGGCCATCGAAGCGCTCTGGGCCGCCATCGACCAGAACGACGACTGGCAACCGTTTTACGATTTGATTGGTCGGCTGCAAAAGCCCTGCGCCATTGCGTGA
- a CDS encoding MgtC/SapB family protein, which translates to MNIALQEVLLRLGAAVLAGGVLGLNRNLSGKSAGLRTNALVCLGAALVTLVALEIAGADGSGALRVVQGVITGIGFLGGGVILHSQTRKKVSGLTTDATIWVAASLGIACGAGLWPVLLGGLLLTLLVLLVGGPFEQMIIALAEHWRPRPPADPGTSPSALPANGKASP; encoded by the coding sequence TTGAACATTGCCCTGCAGGAAGTGCTTTTGCGCCTGGGTGCGGCCGTGTTGGCCGGAGGCGTGCTGGGCCTCAACCGCAACCTGAGCGGCAAGTCCGCCGGATTGCGTACCAATGCCCTGGTCTGTCTGGGAGCGGCGCTGGTCACCCTGGTCGCCCTTGAGATCGCTGGGGCGGACGGCAGCGGGGCGCTGCGGGTCGTCCAGGGGGTGATTACCGGCATCGGCTTTTTGGGGGGCGGCGTTATCCTCCACTCTCAGACCCGCAAAAAAGTCTCCGGCCTGACGACAGACGCAACGATCTGGGTGGCGGCGAGCCTCGGGATCGCCTGCGGCGCCGGTTTGTGGCCGGTGTTGCTGGGCGGGTTGCTGCTGACGCTGTTGGTGCTGCTCGTGGGCGGTCCCTTCGAGCAAATGATCATCGCCCTGGCCGAGCACTGGCGCCCACGACCACCTGCCGATCCCGGCACTTCGCCATCCGCACTGCCAGCCAATGGCAAAGCAAGCCCTTAA
- a CDS encoding metallophosphoesterase produces MNVSTPKLAVIGDVHGSAEQLSALLARLPIGYEPVFVGDFVDRGPDPVGVLDTLIANRFRAVKGNHDDKLFRALKGNPVQVGGGLAATLERIRSQSAPWRERLMVWLAQLPTVLLFPGVAVVHAYWSPTCPPDEHLWGPRFHDNQGKIYRIRWWSLPEYWTPGVQVVFGHYHTPVVTPQAVCVDFGAPEGPLAAYLTDTGEFLIELPRQVALPGSGSAL; encoded by the coding sequence ATGAACGTTTCTACCCCGAAACTCGCCGTGATCGGCGACGTCCACGGCAGTGCCGAGCAGTTATCCGCGCTGCTTGCACGGTTGCCCATCGGTTACGAACCGGTCTTCGTGGGGGATTTTGTCGACCGGGGACCCGATCCGGTGGGGGTGCTCGATACCCTGATCGCCAACCGCTTTCGGGCTGTGAAGGGCAACCACGACGACAAGCTCTTTCGAGCGCTCAAGGGCAATCCGGTGCAGGTGGGTGGCGGACTTGCCGCCACGCTGGAGCGCATCCGCTCCCAGAGCGCCCCCTGGCGCGAGCGGCTGATGGTCTGGCTTGCCCAGTTGCCGACGGTGTTGCTCTTTCCGGGGGTGGCGGTCGTCCATGCCTACTGGAGCCCCACCTGCCCACCCGACGAGCACCTATGGGGGCCGCGCTTCCACGACAATCAGGGCAAAATCTACCGCATCCGCTGGTGGAGCTTGCCTGAGTACTGGACCCCCGGCGTGCAGGTGGTTTTCGGGCATTACCACACACCCGTCGTCACCCCCCAGGCGGTCTGCGTCGACTTCGGGGCGCCCGAGGGGCCGCTCGCGGCCTACCTCACCGACACCGGAGAATTTCTTATCGAGCTTCCCCGCCAGGTCGCCCTGCCGGGATCGGGTAGCGCTCTTTGA
- the bla gene encoding class A beta-lactamase, translating into MRIFLTWPLLQGLGALGLWLGVQVYGPAVALAVPNALDSAPSAGDPALEPLHRQIARLAERLGGRVGAAIVHVESGRAVALKGAERFSMASVYKLPIAIAILDMVDRGELDLTRKLTVKASDLRPGSPLAERRDAVGAVLSVRELIELVMIYSDNSASDLLFGLAGGGEAITKRLQTLKITGLRVDRPELELLADGGGVRQLPAASDLTLERFERLLAAVSPAAREEAERQLRLDPRDTATPEAIGRLLVRLQRGEILKPESNRLLIGIMKRCATGVKRIPGKLPAGTTVAHKTGTSPGGYNDAGIITLPGKAGHLAVAVFVQAPGQPPAEREQLIAEIARAGFDFFVAQGAAVR; encoded by the coding sequence ATGCGCATATTCCTCACCTGGCCCCTTCTACAAGGATTGGGGGCGCTTGGTCTGTGGCTCGGTGTTCAGGTTTACGGGCCGGCGGTGGCTCTTGCCGTTCCCAACGCCCTCGATTCGGCCCCCTCCGCAGGCGATCCGGCCCTGGAGCCACTGCACAGACAGATCGCCCGGCTGGCGGAGCGGCTGGGTGGGCGGGTCGGTGCTGCCATCGTGCACGTCGAATCGGGGCGGGCGGTAGCCCTCAAGGGAGCCGAGCGCTTTTCGATGGCGAGTGTCTATAAGCTGCCCATCGCCATCGCCATTCTCGATATGGTCGATCGCGGCGAACTGGATCTGACCCGCAAATTGACCGTCAAGGCGAGCGACCTGCGCCCGGGCAGTCCCCTCGCCGAGCGCCGGGATGCGGTCGGTGCGGTGCTGAGCGTGCGCGAATTGATCGAACTGGTGATGATCTACAGCGACAACTCCGCAAGCGATCTGCTGTTTGGCCTGGCCGGGGGCGGGGAAGCGATCACAAAGCGTCTGCAAACCCTGAAGATCACGGGTCTGCGCGTCGATCGCCCGGAATTGGAGTTGTTGGCCGACGGGGGTGGAGTGCGGCAATTGCCGGCGGCGTCGGATCTGACGCTGGAGCGCTTCGAGCGGTTGCTCGCGGCGGTCTCTCCCGCCGCCCGCGAAGAAGCCGAGCGGCAATTGCGGCTCGATCCGCGCGATACGGCTACACCTGAAGCGATCGGCCGCCTGCTGGTGCGACTGCAGCGCGGCGAAATCCTCAAGCCCGAGAGCAACCGGTTGCTGATTGGCATCATGAAACGCTGTGCTACAGGAGTAAAGCGGATTCCAGGCAAACTGCCCGCCGGGACCACGGTCGCCCACAAGACCGGTACCAGCCCGGGTGGCTACAACGACGCCGGGATTATCACCCTCCCCGGCAAAGCGGGCCACCTGGCCGTCGCGGTCTTCGTACAGGCGCCGGGGCAACCGCCCGCCGAGCGCGAGCAGCTCATCGCCGAGATCGCCCGCGCCGGATTCGACTTTTTTGTCGCTCAGGGCGCAGCTGTGCGCTAG
- a CDS encoding DUF885 domain-containing protein produces the protein MPHALLRTSAWTLMLLAGFGPLAPIAASAQTDAARVAAARPAWIERSDANARVLLAVTARFEPEAAASFGLEGLDERISDLSTGYDERQQKAYTEAAVDLERRLAAEKDPQVRQDLEILIVAARNNARGLELNRKYTLPYLNLSQLLFGSLRGLLDDRVAPARRPAALVRLRRYAGLEPGYTPIAQLAQERIRERLNRPGILFPYRAEVEKDLANNAAFVEGMGQLFEKYKIAGYQEPLAKLKTDLAAYDGFLREQVLPRARDDFRQPPELYAFALKQFGVDLPPAELTALARAAFADIQRQMQVLAPQVAKAKGYRSTDYRDVIRELKKDQLVGETILPHYQERLAQIEQIIRREKLVTLPDRPARIRLASAAESAAVPAPNMSPPRLLNNTGEQGEFILPLNIPAPPGTAAGKTERVDDFTHTAASWTLTAHEARPGHELQFASLVEKGVSTARAIYAFNSTNVEGWALYAESITLPFMPPEGQLISLQARLQRAARAFLDPGLQAGTVTREEAMRVLTQEVMLSQPFANQEVERYTFRSPGQATSYFYGYTRLNELRKDAEQRMGSRFDAQKFHDFILAQGLLPPALLRKAVMEQFIDAGAVGANGR, from the coding sequence ATGCCCCACGCTTTGTTGCGCACCTCTGCTTGGACGCTGATGCTGCTGGCCGGTTTCGGGCCGCTCGCGCCGATAGCCGCCTCGGCGCAGACAGACGCCGCCCGGGTGGCGGCGGCCCGGCCCGCCTGGATCGAGCGCAGCGACGCCAACGCCCGGGTGCTGCTTGCGGTGACGGCGCGCTTCGAGCCGGAGGCGGCGGCATCTTTCGGCCTGGAGGGATTGGACGAGCGCATCAGCGATCTGAGCACCGGGTACGACGAGCGGCAGCAAAAGGCTTACACCGAGGCGGCGGTTGATCTGGAGCGGCGGCTCGCTGCCGAGAAGGATCCGCAGGTGCGGCAGGATCTCGAAATTTTGATCGTGGCGGCCCGCAACAACGCCCGCGGCCTCGAATTGAACCGCAAGTACACTCTGCCCTACTTGAACCTGTCGCAGCTGCTGTTTGGCAGTTTGCGCGGCCTGCTCGACGATCGGGTGGCCCCCGCCCGCCGCCCCGCCGCCCTGGTGCGCCTCAGGCGCTACGCCGGGCTGGAACCGGGTTACACGCCGATTGCGCAGCTGGCCCAGGAGCGCATCCGCGAGCGGCTGAACCGGCCGGGAATTTTGTTTCCCTACCGCGCCGAAGTCGAGAAGGACTTGGCCAACAACGCCGCCTTTGTCGAGGGGATGGGCCAACTGTTCGAGAAGTACAAAATCGCCGGTTACCAGGAACCGCTCGCCAAACTCAAAACGGACCTGGCCGCCTACGACGGCTTTTTGCGCGAGCAAGTGCTCCCCAGGGCGCGCGACGATTTTCGCCAGCCCCCGGAGCTGTACGCTTTTGCCCTCAAGCAGTTCGGCGTCGATCTGCCCCCGGCCGAGCTGACGGCCCTGGCGCGCGCCGCCTTTGCCGACATCCAGCGGCAGATGCAGGTTCTCGCTCCCCAGGTGGCCAAAGCGAAGGGCTACCGTTCCACCGACTACCGCGACGTCATCCGCGAGCTCAAAAAAGACCAACTCGTGGGCGAAACGATTCTGCCCCACTACCAGGAGCGCCTCGCCCAGATCGAGCAAATCATCCGCCGCGAGAAGCTCGTCACCCTGCCCGATCGCCCCGCGCGCATCCGCCTCGCCTCCGCCGCCGAGAGTGCCGCCGTTCCGGCCCCGAACATGAGCCCGCCGCGGCTGTTGAACAACACGGGCGAGCAGGGCGAGTTTATTTTGCCCCTGAACATCCCGGCCCCGCCCGGCACTGCCGCCGGCAAGACCGAGCGGGTGGACGATTTTACCCACACCGCCGCCTCCTGGACGCTCACGGCCCACGAGGCCCGCCCCGGCCACGAACTGCAGTTTGCCTCTCTGGTCGAAAAGGGCGTCTCCACCGCCCGCGCCATTTACGCCTTCAACAGCACCAACGTCGAGGGCTGGGCGCTGTACGCGGAGTCGATCACCCTGCCGTTTATGCCCCCCGAAGGCCAGCTCATCTCGCTGCAGGCCCGGTTGCAGCGCGCCGCCCGCGCCTTTCTCGACCCTGGCTTGCAGGCGGGCACCGTGACGCGCGAGGAGGCAATGCGGGTACTCACCCAGGAGGTGATGCTCTCGCAGCCCTTCGCCAACCAGGAAGTCGAGCGCTACACCTTCCGTTCCCCCGGCCAGGCGACTTCCTACTTCTACGGCTACACGCGGCTTAACGAACTGCGCAAAGACGCCGAGCAGCGGATGGGCAGCCGCTTCGACGCCCAGAAATTCCACGACTTCATCCTGGCGCAGGGATTGCTGCCGCCCGCTTTGCTGCGTAAGGCCGTGATGGAGCAGTTTATCGATGCTGGAGCCGTTGGTGCGAACGGCCGCTGA